Part of the Desulfovibrio desulfuricans genome, CAAAAAGCTGATGAGCAGTGAGGCCCCAAGGTCAAGGGCCAGCGCCGATATGCGGGTTGTGATGGCCTGGGGCTGCACGGCCAGTTGCAGGCGCAGCACTTCCTGTTTTTGGCGGAAGCGGCTGGGCCAGTAGGTGCTCAGTGATTTTTCAACTGTGAGCGCCGGGTCGGGCACGTGCCCGGCAGAGGCCACAGACTTGCCTTCAGGCGTCAGCAGCTGCGCGCCCGCAAGCTCGCTGTTGGCCGCAAGCAGCTGCTCAAGCGCCTGATCCTTGCCGCGCAGGCTGGCGATATCCACGCCTTTGTGGATAAGGTATTCAAAATCGCGCCCTGTGCCCTCGGCGAGGATGTCTGCCTTGGTGCGTACGGCCTGCTTGACGAAGGTATCGAACAGCACCAGCGTGCCGCAGGCGTAGAGCAATTGCGATGTGCCGATGATGACGAGCAGCATTCTGGTCATGCCCGAAAGGCTTGTGCCCACAGCGCGTTGCCCGGTCAAGAGGCCAAGACGCCCGGCCAGAATCAGCCCCGCCACAAGGCAGGCCGCTGCCAGCAACAGGGATGACAGCCGCAGAAAATCTTCTGTAGCCGCATTGATGGGCTTGCCGTCAATGTCCACCAGCAGTTGGCCCACAGGCGTTTTGTTCCTCAGGGGGATGCTCAGGCGATAACCATCAGCGGTTTTGATCGCGCCTTGCGGCCCGTCTTTGCCCTCTCTGGTTTGGGATGCCGCACCGGGGGGCAACGTGCTATCAGCCTTTGAATCTTGGGCAGGCTGTTCATAGAGAGTGGAACCCCTGGCATCAATAATGGTCACACGCCTGATGCCCGCCGCGCTCTGACCCAGTTCCGCCAGCATCTCGTCCATTCCGGCGAACGAAGCCAGCGGTTTGCCAAAGCGCATGCCGCGTTCAATATCACGGGCCAGACGTTCAGCACCGCTGCGATAGCCGGAAAGCACCATGTCGGTTGCCAGCGTATTCAGCGTGGAAACCGAGAGCAGCACGTTAAAGCCCAGGGTGACCAGCAGGACTCCAAGCCCGAGCAGCAGGGCATTGATGCGCAGTTTGCGCGTGGCGCGGATAAGCACGGAAAATCCTTAGGGTGTACCGGGGTGCGGCTGGCTGATGGTTTCGTGCAGTTCGTCCGCCGTTACCAGCACGTCAAAGGGAAAATCAAAGCCGATGGCCTTGGCGGTGGCAAGGTTCAGGGCGATGGAAGGCTCGGACTGGTCAAGCATGGGCAGGGTGCGCGGCTGCGTGCCGCCCAGTATGGCGTGGGCCTGCCCGGCAAGAGCTATGCCGCTGGGGCCGAAATTCCAGGTGGAAAAGCCCATGAGCGCTCCGGCTTTGACATATTCCGACCCATCACGCGCAAAGGTGGGGATTTTCCACTGATTCAGCTTTTGCAGCAGCGGGGCCATGCCCTCGCCGCCGATATCAAAGCAGTTCAGCGGGCCGATAAAAAAGGCGTCCATGCCCTGTTTGCGCAGGTCGTCCAGCCCCTTGCGGCATTCCTCAGCACTTTCGGCGGAGGAAAGGCCATCGTAGAGTACAAGGGAAAATCCCAGCTCCGAGGCAATGGCCTGGGCATCGCCAAGTGCGGCGTACACGCGGCCTTCCTGACTGTTCTGGAACATGATGCCCATTTTGTGAAAGCGCACCACATCGTAAAAAACGCGGAACATGGAAGACCAGCGGTCAACTTCCACCCGGCAGGTGAAGTTGTCCACGCCGGAATCCTGCGCGCTTTTGACAACCCCGGCAGCCACAGGGTCAGCCATGCCCATGCCCAGAATGGGCAAACGGCCATCGTTGACTGCCAGCAGCGCCTTGACCGCCGCCGTGCCCATGCCCACCACAAGGTCGAGATCCTTGCGCTGCAAAAGCTGTTTTGCCATTTCAGGCAGGCGGCGCATCTGCGCTGGTTCCCAGCCGGGGCTGAAGCGCGCGTCAGATGGATATTCGCAGCGTATGTCGTCATACTTGCCCATACCATCGCGAAAGGCGTTCCAGGTGTTGTCAAACAGCCAGAACGGCCCGGCTTCGAGATAGCCAATGCGTTTTACGGGCGGATTGGCGCAGGCGGGCTGGCAGAAGACGAAAAACAGGCCGCCCAGTAAAAGCATGGTAAGAATCAGCGTGGTCAGGCGCTGCAGAAATGCGCTTGCATGGGGCCGTTGCCCCTGGTTTTTCTGCGGGCGCAGCAAAAGACATGGGCCATTGGCTGTAATTGGAAAAAGCATGCCTACTGCGCCGCGTGAAAGAGTGTGTTCATCAGAACCGTATCCCTATGCAGCCTAGCAGCGAGTGGGCTTTTTGGGGCTCGAGGCTATGACAAGCAGCAGCCCCACCAGGGGGGTCAGCAGAACACTGGCAAAAAAATTGCCCCAGAATCCCAGCCGGGAATTGATGCCCAAAAACCCGACCAGCAGGCTCATGCCCAGTATGAGAGCGAACAGTAGCACAGCGGGCCTCCCTTACTGTCTGACAGCGCCGCCACGGTGCGGTTGCAGCAGTGTTTTATTCAACCTCTGGATATAATCCGATACATTTTCTCCGGGGGCGATCCAGCCAGCCCCGGCGGGTGTTTGGGCTTCGGCAGACGCGGCAGAATCCTGCTTTGCTGAGTCGCTACGCGGCCCGTACTTCGGCGCATACTGCGCCCCGGATTGGGAATCGTACTGGATTTGGGGGCGCAGGCCGGAATGTGAATTGGGGCGGAACGGGGGCGTTCTGCCGGGTTCGGGCCGCATCTGCCCTGGCTGAATTTGGCCAGGCCGCATATCCTCGGGCCGCTTCTGGTCTGGGCTGACCGAATCTGTTCCCGACATATCTGGTTTGGCAGGCGTCTGCTGGGTGCCTTGCACGGGAGCCTTGGGGGCCGCCCCCTGATTGGCCGCCTTGCCAGCGTTTGCGGTATCTGGCGCGGCTGCGCCTGTGGGCGAATCTGCATTGAGGATAACAGGCAGGCCGTCCTTGCCGCCGATCACAACCACCTTGGCATTGGGCGACGTGGCAAGCTCCTTGGTGGCCTGAATACCTTCATAGCGCAAGAAGTTCTGCGTCATGTTCTCGTTGACAAGCGTCTGGTAGGCCTTGATGCCTTCGCCTTCAATTGTCTTGCGGCGGGCCTCCTGCTGGGCTTCAAGCAGAATGTACTTGTAGCGCAGGTAGTCCTGCTCCGCTATGAGCTTGCGTTCAATGGCCTCGCGCAGCACTTCGGGCAGGGTGATGCTCTTGACCACAAAACCCTGAATAAGAACGGGGATGCGCCCCATTTCTTCCACTGCGTCCACCAGCATCTGGTCTTGCAGTTCCTGCCGCGCCGTGGAGTAGAGGTCGTCTGGCCGATAGCTGCCGATTGTTTGCCGCACGGCGGAATTCATGATGGGGATCACGACCTTGTCGCGGTAGTTCGGCCCGATTTCCTGATGCAGGTTGGGCAGGCGGTCGCGGATGATCTGAAAACGCAGCGAAATCTGCACGTTGATGGTCAGGCCGTCCACGGTCAGCACATCGATGTTCTGGGTTTCTTCCTGCACGCGCACATCATAGATATACATGATGTTCCACGGCTGGATGAAATGTATGCCTTCCTCGTAGGTGTGCTGCAACTGTGTGCCGCCGCGAAAGCGCGCGTACAGCACGCCCAGCTCGCCGGGCTTGATGGAAATGACAATACTCGGCCAGAGAAACAGGAGCAGCAGCGTTGCAACAACGCCCGCGACTATGATCCGCAGACGGTTGCGGCGCAACACTTCCCGTATATTTGCACAGACGCTTTTCATTGATCCAACCGGTAGGTTTGCTGTGTATATTGCGCGGAGCCGCGCCAGAACATATCAAGCGTATAGTCTATGCACTGCCT contains:
- a CDS encoding ABC transporter substrate binding protein; the protein is MLFPITANGPCLLLRPQKNQGQRPHASAFLQRLTTLILTMLLLGGLFFVFCQPACANPPVKRIGYLEAGPFWLFDNTWNAFRDGMGKYDDIRCEYPSDARFSPGWEPAQMRRLPEMAKQLLQRKDLDLVVGMGTAAVKALLAVNDGRLPILGMGMADPVAAGVVKSAQDSGVDNFTCRVEVDRWSSMFRVFYDVVRFHKMGIMFQNSQEGRVYAALGDAQAIASELGFSLVLYDGLSSAESAEECRKGLDDLRKQGMDAFFIGPLNCFDIGGEGMAPLLQKLNQWKIPTFARDGSEYVKAGALMGFSTWNFGPSGIALAGQAHAILGGTQPRTLPMLDQSEPSIALNLATAKAIGFDFPFDVLVTADELHETISQPHPGTP
- a CDS encoding prohibitin family protein, which produces MKSVCANIREVLRRNRLRIIVAGVVATLLLLFLWPSIVISIKPGELGVLYARFRGGTQLQHTYEEGIHFIQPWNIMYIYDVRVQEETQNIDVLTVDGLTINVQISLRFQIIRDRLPNLHQEIGPNYRDKVVIPIMNSAVRQTIGSYRPDDLYSTARQELQDQMLVDAVEEMGRIPVLIQGFVVKSITLPEVLREAIERKLIAEQDYLRYKYILLEAQQEARRKTIEGEGIKAYQTLVNENMTQNFLRYEGIQATKELATSPNAKVVVIGGKDGLPVILNADSPTGAAAPDTANAGKAANQGAAPKAPVQGTQQTPAKPDMSGTDSVSPDQKRPEDMRPGQIQPGQMRPEPGRTPPFRPNSHSGLRPQIQYDSQSGAQYAPKYGPRSDSAKQDSAASAEAQTPAGAGWIAPGENVSDYIQRLNKTLLQPHRGGAVRQ